In a genomic window of [Empedobacter] haloabium:
- a CDS encoding LytTR family DNA-binding domain-containing protein, with protein MSSHAPTALIADDEEPMRDMLKKRLHDCWPELHIVAEAANGIEAIALAGQHRPDIVFLDIRMPGLSGIEAARMLFNRCHIVFVTAYDQYAIEAFEQGALDYLLKPVGGERLKTTCARLKERVGRAPDDIAQQLGRLLAQGTQPATAPRAYLHWIQAQVGNSLRMISTREILFFRADEKYTRVQTAQGEVLIRKTLKELADELDPDEFWRIHRSTLVRVDAIAEVTRDLRGRQLVRVKQSGEELEVSRGNTHLFQQM; from the coding sequence ATGAGCAGCCACGCACCGACCGCGCTGATCGCCGACGACGAGGAACCGATGCGCGACATGCTGAAGAAGCGCCTGCACGACTGCTGGCCGGAGCTGCACATCGTCGCCGAGGCGGCCAACGGCATCGAGGCCATCGCGCTGGCGGGCCAGCACCGGCCCGACATCGTGTTCCTGGACATCCGCATGCCCGGCCTGTCCGGCATCGAGGCGGCGCGCATGCTGTTCAACCGCTGCCACATCGTGTTCGTCACGGCCTACGACCAGTACGCCATCGAGGCCTTCGAGCAGGGCGCGCTGGACTACCTGCTGAAACCCGTCGGCGGCGAGCGCCTGAAGACCACGTGCGCGCGCCTGAAGGAGCGCGTGGGCCGGGCGCCGGACGACATCGCGCAGCAGCTGGGCCGCCTGCTGGCGCAGGGCACGCAGCCGGCCACGGCGCCGCGCGCCTACCTGCACTGGATCCAGGCGCAAGTGGGCAACAGCCTGCGCATGATCAGCACGCGCGAGATCCTGTTCTTCCGCGCCGACGAAAAATACACGCGGGTGCAGACGGCGCAGGGCGAAGTGCTGATCCGCAAGACCCTGAAGGAGCTCGCGGACGAGCTGGACCCGGATGAATTCTGGCGCATCCACCGCTCCACGCTGGTGCGCGTGGACGCCATCGCGGAGGTCACGCGCGACCTGCGCGGACGCCAGCTGGTGCGCGTCAAACAGTCGGGCGAGGAACTCGAGGTCAGCCGCGGCAATACCCATCTGTTCCAGCAGATGTAG
- a CDS encoding TetR/AcrR family transcriptional regulator encodes MDKPRINSAARRLQNRESLEADIVAEAVRMFADCGYEGTSIARIAENAGLSKQNLMYYFPTKQALYQRVLDDVLDEWLERMAHLADAGQPADVLRAYIQAKLKFSREQPYASRVYAMEVIGGAKLYGEQIRDRVVPVLRRDIEVFEGWIAAGRIAPVNATHLLFAIWAMTQSYADFAPQMALVLDRRLTRKDYDEAEQTIARMVLAAVAVA; translated from the coding sequence GTGGATAAGCCCCGCATCAACAGCGCCGCCCGGCGCCTGCAGAACCGCGAAAGCCTGGAAGCGGACATCGTGGCCGAAGCCGTGCGCATGTTCGCCGACTGCGGCTACGAGGGCACCTCGATCGCCCGCATCGCGGAGAACGCCGGGCTGTCGAAACAGAACCTGATGTACTACTTCCCCACCAAGCAGGCACTGTACCAGCGTGTGCTGGATGACGTGCTGGACGAATGGCTGGAGCGCATGGCGCACCTGGCCGACGCCGGCCAGCCGGCCGACGTGCTGCGCGCCTACATCCAGGCCAAGCTGAAATTCTCGCGCGAGCAGCCGTATGCCTCGCGCGTCTACGCGATGGAGGTGATCGGCGGGGCCAAGCTGTACGGGGAGCAGATCCGCGACCGGGTGGTGCCGGTACTGCGGCGCGATATCGAGGTGTTCGAGGGCTGGATCGCGGCCGGCCGCATCGCGCCGGTCAACGCGACGCACCTGCTGTTCGCGATCTGGGCGATGACGCAGTCGTATGCCGACTTCGCGCCGCAGATGGCTCTGGTGCTGGACCGCCGGCTCACGCGCAAGGACTACGACGAGGCCGAGCAGACCATCGCGCGGATGGTGCTGGCGGCCGTCGCCGTGGCCTGA
- a CDS encoding cytidine deaminase → MNTQQLIEEAKAARLKAYTPYSNFKVGAALLCRDGKVFHGCNVENASYGLCNCAERTALFSAFAHGYRQGDFDKLVVVGETDGPIAPCGACRQVILELGGNELPVVLTNLKGDVFETTAAAQLPNAFGGQDLKK, encoded by the coding sequence ATGAACACCCAACAACTGATCGAAGAAGCCAAGGCCGCCCGCCTGAAGGCCTATACCCCGTACTCCAACTTCAAGGTGGGCGCCGCGCTGCTGTGCCGCGACGGCAAGGTCTTCCATGGCTGCAACGTGGAAAACGCGTCGTACGGCCTGTGCAACTGCGCCGAGCGCACCGCGCTGTTTTCCGCCTTCGCGCACGGCTACCGGCAGGGCGACTTCGACAAGCTGGTCGTCGTCGGCGAGACCGATGGCCCGATCGCGCCGTGCGGCGCCTGCCGTCAGGTCATCCTGGAACTGGGCGGCAACGAGCTGCCCGTCGTGCTGACCAACCTGAAGGGCGACGTGTTCGAGACCACGGCGGCCGCCCAGCTGCCGAACGCCTTCGGTGGCCAGGACCTGAAGAAGTAA
- a CDS encoding PLP-dependent aminotransferase family protein translates to MAHHGLAADQGACAAPHPSWPVLPLERSGKGSLVDKIVAAVTDMVSGKELRIGTRMPSVRQFAKCNGISTFTVVEAYDRLVTLGLLYSRRGSGYFVARQALPAALAPVPFVAAPAAVDALTPELYTGVTDALPVGAGWLPPEWYGEDTILDAVRQAMRIPANRLRGYGHPLGFPALRQHLASTLTDELFPVDADQVLLTHGATHAFDLILRTLTRPGDTVFVEDPGYSNLLSLIRHHGCNVVGIPRDERGLDMEALAEQARLTQPKLMFVNTVLQNPLGTSLTPAQAHRLLALAEQFDFWLVEDDIYRELAARGEASLAALDGLRRVIRVGSFSKTLSPVLRVGSICASASLLPELVRVKMLTGLTTSEVNERAVHHAITARPYRRMVEKLAAQLEAGRARSEEALREVGMTPVAHPRGGMFVSAGWDIAPTPDWNGRVIADQALRAGILLAPNEFFMLRASSTIWFRFNVAYTDQPQLRGFLQSIRSRRG, encoded by the coding sequence ATGGCACATCACGGCCTTGCGGCAGATCAAGGCGCCTGCGCGGCGCCACATCCCAGTTGGCCCGTGCTGCCGCTGGAGCGGAGTGGTAAAGGCAGTCTGGTCGACAAGATCGTCGCGGCTGTCACGGACATGGTGTCCGGCAAGGAACTGCGGATCGGCACCCGGATGCCGTCGGTGCGGCAGTTCGCCAAGTGTAATGGCATCAGCACCTTTACAGTTGTCGAGGCCTATGACCGCCTGGTCACCCTGGGACTGTTGTATTCGCGGCGCGGTTCCGGCTATTTCGTGGCGCGCCAGGCCCTCCCTGCCGCGCTGGCGCCAGTGCCGTTCGTCGCCGCGCCGGCCGCCGTGGACGCGCTGACACCCGAGCTGTACACGGGTGTCACGGACGCGCTGCCGGTCGGCGCCGGCTGGCTGCCGCCCGAATGGTATGGCGAGGACACGATCCTCGACGCCGTGCGCCAGGCCATGCGCATCCCGGCCAACCGTCTGCGCGGCTATGGTCACCCGCTGGGCTTCCCGGCGCTGCGCCAGCACCTGGCCAGCACCTTGACGGACGAGCTGTTCCCGGTGGACGCGGACCAGGTGCTGCTGACGCACGGCGCCACCCACGCCTTCGACCTGATCCTGCGCACCCTGACGCGGCCGGGCGACACGGTATTCGTCGAGGACCCCGGCTACAGCAACCTGCTGTCGCTGATCCGTCACCACGGCTGCAATGTGGTCGGCATCCCGCGCGACGAGCGCGGCCTGGACATGGAGGCGCTGGCCGAACAGGCCCGCCTGACACAGCCCAAGCTCATGTTCGTCAACACGGTGCTGCAGAATCCCCTCGGCACCTCGCTGACGCCGGCACAGGCACACCGCCTGCTGGCGCTGGCCGAGCAGTTCGATTTCTGGCTGGTGGAGGACGACATCTACCGCGAGCTGGCCGCGCGCGGAGAGGCCTCGCTGGCCGCGCTGGACGGCCTGCGCCGCGTGATCCGCGTGGGCAGCTTTTCGAAGACGCTGTCGCCCGTGCTGCGGGTCGGTTCGATCTGCGCCTCGGCCTCGCTGCTGCCGGAACTGGTGCGGGTCAAGATGCTGACGGGGTTGACGACCTCCGAAGTGAACGAGCGCGCGGTGCACCACGCGATCACGGCGCGGCCGTACCGGCGCATGGTGGAAAAGCTGGCGGCCCAGCTGGAGGCGGGCCGCGCGCGCAGCGAGGAAGCGCTGCGCGAGGTCGGCATGACGCCGGTGGCGCATCCGCGCGGCGGCATGTTCGTCAGCGCCGGCTGGGACATCGCGCCGACGCCGGACTGGAACGGCCGCGTCATCGCCGACCAGGCGCTGCGCGCCGGCATCCTGCTGGCGCCGAACGAATTCTTCATGCTGCGCGCAAGCAGCACGATCTGGTTCCGCTTCAACGTCGCTTACACCGACCAGCCGCAGCTGCGCGGCTTCCTGCAATCGATCAGGAGCCGCCGTGGATAA
- a CDS encoding nucleoside deaminase: protein MKKAIDVQAAVAIASLEAIAAKTQGTFGVGGVMLDSFGTVLQAIHNNVIRHGLIHDPTAHGERQLVDWYYAELAKGRALPPPHEVTIVTSLDPCCMCAGAMLAAGFNVVVAANDRNAGVDYEGDGTFSALPAGLRQQARASFSYPAVLGSSSYARPPRGAAPPHFFIGKTIAEPTQALCSLVFEATTESVVGLFQADPPRADLQDPATLPPDHAIVRALKRACPDALTYRCAPRRPGAELAPYLEHAIKRDRAHGGEGDAVVLLDAFGNLLLCCHGRRDKSPVRTAFMECTRAYAQLRYKLMQGADLATQEAVRRYLGHPKDGTFVFARAPDDSALSFMNLGAYGSTMEGPLPAADGAQLQYVLPTDEAALARLCAGLPPLYRDLIGIRPAQVAAPALVAALAGT from the coding sequence ATGAAGAAAGCCATCGACGTGCAGGCGGCCGTCGCCATCGCGTCGCTGGAAGCCATCGCCGCCAAGACCCAGGGTACCTTCGGTGTCGGCGGCGTCATGCTGGACAGCTTCGGCACCGTGCTGCAGGCCATCCACAACAACGTCATTCGCCATGGCCTGATCCACGATCCGACGGCCCATGGCGAACGCCAGCTGGTCGACTGGTACTACGCCGAGCTGGCGAAGGGCAGGGCGCTGCCGCCGCCGCACGAAGTCACCATCGTCACGTCGCTCGATCCTTGCTGCATGTGTGCCGGCGCCATGCTGGCGGCCGGCTTCAACGTGGTCGTGGCGGCGAACGACCGCAATGCCGGCGTCGATTACGAGGGTGATGGGACGTTCTCGGCGCTGCCGGCCGGGCTGCGACAGCAGGCGCGCGCCAGCTTTTCCTATCCGGCCGTGCTGGGTTCGTCGTCGTATGCGCGCCCGCCGCGGGGCGCGGCACCACCGCATTTTTTCATCGGCAAGACCATCGCGGAGCCTACCCAGGCCTTGTGCTCGCTGGTGTTCGAGGCCACCACCGAAAGCGTGGTGGGCCTGTTCCAGGCCGATCCGCCGCGTGCCGACCTGCAGGACCCTGCCACCTTGCCGCCCGACCACGCCATCGTGCGGGCGCTGAAGCGCGCCTGCCCGGATGCGCTGACATATCGCTGCGCGCCGCGCCGGCCCGGCGCCGAGCTTGCTCCCTACCTGGAGCACGCCATCAAGCGCGATCGCGCACATGGCGGCGAGGGCGACGCGGTCGTGCTGCTCGATGCGTTCGGCAACCTGCTGCTGTGCTGTCACGGCCGCCGCGACAAGTCGCCGGTCCGCACCGCGTTCATGGAATGCACGCGGGCCTACGCGCAACTGCGCTACAAGCTGATGCAGGGGGCCGACCTCGCCACGCAGGAGGCGGTGCGTCGTTACCTGGGCCATCCGAAGGACGGCACGTTCGTGTTCGCCCGCGCGCCGGACGACAGTGCGCTCAGCTTCATGAACCTGGGTGCCTACGGCTCGACGATGGAAGGTCCGCTGCCCGCTGCCGATGGCGCACAGCTGCAATATGTGCTGCCGACCGACGAAGCCGCGCTGGCGCGGCTGTGCGCCGGCCTGCCGCCGCTGTACCGCGACCTGATCGGCATCCGCCCCGCGCAAGTGGCGGCCCCGGCGCTGGTCGCCGCGCTCGCCGGCACCTGA
- a CDS encoding histidine kinase, with protein sequence MRLAAGRAGALGFLRELGETASNLWWQFFDWLAQVPFRQLVVTWVLAWLLALTPVLLPKQAFAFMLISCGLKVLAGGKRKAEIEARAAAAHAGTESMERRVVEAQMAALQAQVEPHFLFNTLALIGQLIETDPPQAARIHEHLIDYLRSTLPQMRARGGGTLGRQVALSRSYLAIMQARMKQRLAVSFDVPPELESAAFPPMMLQTLIENAIKHGLEPKIEGGRIDIRAHVDGATMQVEVQDDGIGFSRHAGDGVGLTNIRERLALLYGSRAELLIEAPAEGGCRACIRVPFAPDIFAKEKA encoded by the coding sequence ATGAGACTGGCGGCCGGCCGCGCGGGCGCCCTCGGCTTCCTGCGCGAACTGGGCGAGACGGCCAGCAACCTGTGGTGGCAGTTCTTCGACTGGCTGGCCCAGGTGCCGTTCCGCCAACTGGTGGTGACGTGGGTGCTGGCCTGGCTGCTGGCCCTGACGCCGGTCCTGCTGCCCAAGCAGGCCTTTGCCTTCATGCTGATCTCGTGCGGCCTGAAGGTGCTGGCCGGCGGCAAGCGCAAGGCGGAGATCGAGGCGCGCGCCGCCGCCGCCCACGCCGGCACGGAAAGCATGGAACGCCGTGTGGTGGAAGCGCAGATGGCCGCGCTGCAAGCCCAGGTCGAGCCGCATTTCCTGTTCAATACCCTGGCGCTGATCGGCCAGCTGATCGAGACCGATCCGCCGCAGGCCGCGCGCATCCACGAGCACCTGATCGACTACCTGCGCTCCACCTTGCCGCAGATGCGCGCCCGCGGTGGCGGCACCCTGGGCCGGCAGGTCGCGCTGTCGCGCTCCTATCTCGCCATCATGCAGGCGCGGATGAAGCAAAGGCTGGCGGTGTCGTTCGACGTGCCGCCCGAGCTGGAAAGCGCCGCGTTCCCGCCGATGATGCTGCAGACCCTGATCGAGAACGCCATCAAGCACGGCCTGGAGCCGAAGATCGAGGGCGGCCGCATCGACATCCGCGCCCACGTCGACGGCGCCACCATGCAGGTCGAGGTGCAGGACGACGGCATCGGCTTCTCGCGCCATGCCGGCGACGGTGTCGGCCTGACCAATATCCGCGAGCGCCTGGCGCTGCTGTACGGCAGCCGCGCCGAACTGCTGATCGAGGCGCCGGCCGAAGGCGGTTGCCGGGCCTGCATCCGGGTGCCGTTCGCGCCCGACATCTTCGCCAAGGAAAAAGCATGA
- a CDS encoding aspartate aminotransferase family protein, with protein sequence MNESRPASLASFWMPFTNNRDFKASPRLLVSAAGVHYKDVDGNDILDGTAGLWCVPCGHAQPKIVAAVREMVGQLDFAPTFQMGHPAAFELADRLMAYTNHRFGHVFYTNSGSEAVDTALKMALAYHKARGDAGRTRFIGRERGYHGVGFGGISVGGIAANRKPYGTLLPGVDHLPHTHNLEKNAYTRGEPEYGAHLADELERIVALHDASTIAAVIVEPVAGSTGVLIPPKGYLKRLRELCTKHGILLIFDEVITGFGRMTTPFAADYFDVEPDMMTTAKGLTNGTVPMGAVFSKAFVHDALMDAPAGIELFHGYTYSGHPLACAASLATLQVFEEQDILGHAKGLQDYWADAVFSLKGLPHVIDLRCIGLIAGIELAPLAGKPGARAYAAFKKAFADGVLIRVTGDIIALSPPLVFEKQHIDELFGKLAKILKELD encoded by the coding sequence ATGAACGAGTCCCGCCCGGCATCGCTGGCGTCTTTCTGGATGCCCTTCACGAACAACCGGGATTTCAAGGCCAGCCCACGCCTGCTGGTGTCGGCCGCCGGCGTGCATTACAAGGATGTCGACGGTAACGACATCCTCGACGGCACCGCCGGCCTGTGGTGCGTGCCGTGCGGCCACGCGCAGCCGAAGATCGTGGCGGCGGTGCGCGAGATGGTGGGCCAGCTGGACTTCGCGCCCACCTTCCAGATGGGCCATCCGGCCGCCTTCGAGCTGGCCGACAGGCTGATGGCCTACACCAACCACCGCTTCGGCCACGTGTTCTACACCAATTCCGGCTCGGAAGCGGTGGACACGGCGCTGAAGATGGCACTGGCGTACCACAAGGCGCGCGGCGATGCGGGCCGCACCCGCTTCATCGGCCGCGAACGGGGCTACCACGGGGTCGGCTTCGGCGGCATCTCGGTCGGCGGCATCGCCGCCAACCGCAAGCCGTACGGCACCTTGCTGCCCGGCGTCGACCATCTGCCGCACACGCACAATCTGGAGAAGAACGCCTACACGCGCGGCGAGCCGGAATACGGCGCCCACCTGGCGGACGAGCTGGAGCGCATCGTCGCGCTGCACGACGCCTCCACCATCGCCGCCGTCATCGTCGAGCCGGTGGCCGGCTCCACCGGCGTGCTGATTCCGCCGAAGGGCTACCTGAAGCGCCTGCGCGAGCTGTGCACCAAGCACGGCATCCTCCTGATCTTCGACGAGGTGATCACCGGCTTCGGGCGCATGACGACACCGTTCGCCGCCGACTACTTCGACGTCGAGCCGGACATGATGACGACGGCGAAGGGCCTGACCAACGGCACGGTGCCGATGGGCGCGGTGTTCTCGAAAGCCTTCGTGCACGACGCCCTGATGGACGCGCCGGCCGGCATCGAACTGTTCCACGGCTATACCTATTCCGGCCACCCGCTGGCCTGCGCCGCGTCGCTGGCGACCTTGCAGGTGTTCGAGGAACAGGACATCCTCGGCCACGCCAAGGGCCTGCAGGACTACTGGGCCGACGCGGTGTTCTCGCTGAAAGGCCTGCCGCACGTGATCGACCTGCGCTGCATCGGCCTGATCGCCGGCATCGAGCTCGCGCCGCTGGCCGGCAAGCCGGGCGCGCGCGCCTATGCCGCGTTCAAGAAGGCGTTCGCGGACGGGGTGCTGATCCGCGTCACCGGCGACATCATCGCGCTGTCGCCGCCGCTGGTGTTCGAGAAGCAGCACATCGACGAGTTGTTCGGCAAGCTCGCGAAGATCTTGAAGGAACTGGATTGA
- a CDS encoding choice-of-anchor A family protein, whose protein sequence is MSRLPLALATLFATSVAAAAPLTATQVLNQLNVVALNTIDSTSHVDGRTWAGGSVNGGDYGQHLAQAPASAYAGLSVGGAASNLHVNGGGAVVNGSISNATINSGEAFVKGGASSTNFNGPAYVAGPSAWNNYNGGHVTTPTAAMQSAGGAASSTNFKQVLTGLSTSLNGLAATGSTVAVSGNKAVFNAKAGADGVAVFDLETIDEGLFSLGEFEFHLNGVSSVIFNTDVTSASINANFLGGAAPLIGGKAVWNFYNATSLTLGSQFGGAVLATGATLTNWQNVEGGVFVKNLVQRGEIHLQPFTGTISAVPEPAGVTLLLGGLAVLAARRRRRG, encoded by the coding sequence ATGTCCCGCCTGCCGCTTGCTCTTGCTACCTTGTTCGCCACCTCCGTTGCCGCCGCGGCGCCATTGACCGCCACGCAGGTACTGAACCAGCTCAACGTCGTCGCGCTGAACACGATCGACTCCACTTCGCACGTGGACGGCCGTACCTGGGCCGGCGGCAGCGTCAACGGCGGCGACTATGGCCAGCACCTGGCGCAGGCTCCGGCGTCGGCTTACGCGGGTCTCAGCGTTGGCGGTGCCGCCAGCAATCTGCACGTCAACGGCGGCGGCGCCGTCGTCAACGGCTCGATCTCGAACGCGACGATCAACAGCGGCGAAGCCTTCGTCAAGGGCGGTGCCAGCAGCACCAACTTCAACGGTCCGGCCTACGTGGCGGGGCCGTCGGCTTGGAACAACTATAACGGCGGCCATGTGACGACGCCGACCGCAGCGATGCAGTCCGCCGGCGGCGCCGCCTCGTCGACGAACTTCAAGCAGGTGCTGACGGGCCTGTCGACATCGCTGAACGGCCTGGCCGCCACCGGCAGCACGGTGGCCGTCAGCGGCAACAAGGCTGTCTTCAATGCCAAGGCGGGCGCCGACGGCGTGGCCGTGTTCGACCTGGAGACGATCGACGAGGGCCTGTTCAGCCTGGGCGAGTTCGAGTTCCACCTGAACGGCGTCAGCAGCGTGATCTTCAATACCGACGTGACGAGCGCGTCGATCAACGCGAACTTCCTGGGCGGCGCGGCGCCGCTGATCGGCGGCAAGGCGGTCTGGAACTTCTACAACGCCACCAGCCTGACCCTGGGCAGCCAGTTCGGCGGCGCCGTGCTGGCGACCGGCGCCACGCTGACGAACTGGCAGAACGTCGAGGGTGGCGTGTTCGTCAAGAACCTGGTGCAGCGCGGCGAGATCCACCTGCAGCCATTCACCGGGACCATCTCCGCCGTGCCGGAACCGGCCGGTGTGACCCTGCTGCTGGGCGGCCTCGCCGTGCTGGCGGCGCGCCGCCGCCGGCGTGGCTGA
- a CDS encoding VOC family protein, which translates to MTTIPKHTRATIMPCLRYRDAPAAIEWLCNTLGFEAALVIRNEDDTVAHAQLTYGNGMIMLASVVDSEYGRLLKQPVEIGTFVTQSSYLVVNDADQVHERVLRAGGTVLLPLQDEDYGGRGFTCRDPEGHVWSIGTYDPWAEAERPR; encoded by the coding sequence ATGACGACGATACCGAAGCACACGCGCGCCACCATCATGCCCTGCCTGCGTTACCGTGACGCCCCGGCCGCCATCGAATGGCTCTGCAACACGCTGGGCTTCGAGGCGGCGCTGGTGATCCGCAACGAGGACGATACCGTGGCGCATGCCCAGCTCACCTATGGCAACGGCATGATCATGCTGGCATCGGTCGTCGACAGCGAGTACGGCCGCCTGCTGAAGCAGCCCGTGGAAATCGGTACGTTCGTCACGCAAAGCTCCTACCTGGTCGTCAACGATGCCGACCAGGTGCACGAGCGCGTGCTGCGGGCCGGCGGCACTGTATTGCTGCCGCTGCAGGACGAGGATTACGGCGGGCGCGGTTTTACCTGCCGCGACCCCGAGGGCCACGTGTGGAGCATCGGCACTTACGACCCGTGGGCCGAGGCCGAGCGGCCGCGCTGA
- a CDS encoding GNAT family protein gives MTCFEPFTLPCARLRLRFLDQADAPALYAMFRDVEAMRYWSSSAWTSVAPALAMVEESLAGYASGALLRLGIEVDGTVAGVVTLRKFDLDNRRCEIGYMLARPHWGRGLMQEALPALLDHAFGALNMHRIEADVDPRNTASSRLLQRLGFRHEGRLRERWFVNGEICDSEYYGLLRHEWRDQRREA, from the coding sequence ATGACCTGTTTCGAACCCTTTACGCTGCCTTGCGCACGCTTGCGGCTGCGCTTCCTGGACCAAGCCGATGCGCCCGCGTTATATGCGATGTTCCGTGACGTCGAGGCGATGCGCTACTGGAGCTCATCCGCATGGACCAGCGTGGCCCCGGCCTTGGCGATGGTCGAGGAAAGCCTGGCCGGTTATGCCAGCGGTGCGCTGCTGCGGCTGGGGATCGAGGTGGACGGCACCGTGGCCGGCGTCGTCACGCTGCGCAAATTCGACCTGGACAACCGTCGCTGCGAGATCGGCTACATGCTGGCCCGGCCGCACTGGGGCCGTGGCTTGATGCAGGAGGCGCTGCCGGCGCTGCTCGACCATGCCTTCGGCGCCCTGAACATGCACCGGATCGAGGCCGATGTGGATCCGCGCAATACGGCGTCAAGCCGGCTGCTGCAACGGCTGGGCTTCCGGCACGAGGGCCGGCTGCGCGAACGCTGGTTCGTCAATGGCGAAATCTGCGACAGCGAATACTACGGCCTGCTGCGGCATGAGTGGCGCGACCAGCGGCGCGAGGCCTGA
- the deoA gene encoding thymidine phosphorylase, with the protein MYLPQEIIRKKRDGGVLSADEIRFFVRGITSGDTTEGQIAALAMAVFFNDMTMDERVAFTLAMRDSGDVLEWKSLNLPGPVMDKHSTGGVGDVVSLLLGPMIAACGGFVPMISGRGLGHTGGTLDKFDSIPGYCTVPDNELFRKVVKEVGVAIIGQTASLAPSDKKFYSIRDVTATVESVAMITGSILSKKLSAGLDVLAMDVKVGSGAFMPTYEKSVELAESIVKVGNGAGMMTSALLTDMNESLAPAAGNAVEVRCAVDYLTGKARPARLHEVTMALCAEMLVLGKLAASETEARAKLQASLDSGAAAERFAKMVTALGGPADFVERMDQHLDKAPVIVEVPALQSGYAAATNCRGLGLAVVSLGGGRRRPQDAIDFAVGLTNLAELGQKVDAGQPLAIVHARSEAAAKQAVAEVQAAYTIADTAPAANPIVYRTIRP; encoded by the coding sequence ATGTACCTCCCCCAAGAAATCATCCGCAAGAAGCGCGACGGCGGCGTGTTGTCCGCTGACGAAATCCGCTTCTTCGTGCGCGGCATCACCAGCGGCGACACGACCGAAGGCCAGATCGCCGCGCTGGCGATGGCCGTCTTCTTCAACGACATGACGATGGACGAGCGCGTCGCGTTCACCCTCGCGATGCGCGACTCCGGCGACGTGCTGGAATGGAAATCGCTGAACCTGCCCGGCCCGGTCATGGACAAGCACTCGACCGGCGGCGTCGGCGACGTCGTCTCCCTGCTGCTGGGCCCCATGATCGCCGCTTGCGGTGGCTTCGTGCCGATGATCTCCGGCCGTGGCCTGGGCCACACCGGCGGCACGCTGGACAAGTTCGATTCGATCCCCGGCTACTGCACGGTGCCGGACAATGAATTGTTCCGCAAGGTCGTCAAGGAAGTCGGCGTGGCCATCATCGGCCAGACCGCGTCGCTGGCGCCGTCCGACAAGAAGTTCTACAGCATCCGCGACGTCACGGCGACCGTGGAATCGGTGGCGATGATCACCGGCTCCATCCTGTCGAAGAAACTGTCGGCCGGCCTGGACGTGCTGGCGATGGACGTCAAGGTGGGCAGCGGCGCCTTCATGCCGACCTATGAGAAATCGGTGGAACTGGCCGAGTCCATCGTCAAGGTGGGCAATGGCGCCGGCATGATGACGTCCGCGCTGCTGACGGACATGAACGAGTCGCTGGCGCCTGCCGCCGGCAATGCGGTGGAAGTGCGCTGCGCGGTCGACTACCTGACCGGCAAAGCGCGTCCGGCGCGCCTGCACGAAGTGACGATGGCGCTATGCGCCGAGATGCTCGTGCTGGGCAAGCTGGCCGCCAGCGAAACGGAGGCGCGCGCCAAGCTGCAGGCTTCGCTCGACAGCGGCGCCGCCGCCGAACGCTTCGCCAAAATGGTTACCGCGCTGGGCGGTCCGGCCGACTTCGTCGAACGCATGGACCAGCACCTGGACAAGGCGCCGGTCATCGTCGAAGTGCCGGCGCTGCAGTCGGGCTATGCTGCCGCGACCAACTGCCGCGGCCTGGGCCTGGCCGTCGTCAGCCTGGGTGGCGGCCGTCGCCGTCCGCAGGATGCGATCGACTTCGCCGTCGGCCTGACGAACCTGGCGGAACTGGGCCAGAAGGTCGACGCCGGCCAGCCGCTGGCCATCGTGCATGCGCGCAGCGAGGCAGCGGCCAAGCAGGCCGTGGCCGAGGTGCAGGCGGCGTACACGATCGCCGATACGGCACCAGCCGCGAACCCGATCGTCTATCGCACGATCCGTCCATAA